TTGGTATCGCGCTCGATTTCTTCAAGCGTGCGCCCGCTGTGCTTGGCCATCAAGGTGTTGAGGCGCTCGCGAATGAAGAGGATTTCCTTGGCATGGATTTCGATATCCGATGCCTGGCCCTGGAAACCGCCCAACGGTTGGTGAATCATCACGCGGGAGTTCGGCAGGCAATAACGCTTGCCATGAGCGCCGGCGGTCAGCAAAAACGCGCCCATGCTGCACGCCTGACCGATACAGGTCGTCGAAACGTTAGGCTTGATGAACTGCATGGTGTCGTAGATCGACATACCCGCCGTCACCGAACCGCCTGGGGAGTTGATATAGAGATGGATGTCTTTGTCCGGGTTTTCGGCTTCAAGGAACAACAGCTGCGCGCAGATCAGGTTGGCCATGTAATCCTCTACCGGCCCCACCAAAAAGATCACTCGTTCCTTGAGCAGACGCGAATAGATGTCATAGGCACGTTCGCCACGGGCGGACTGCTCGATAACCATCGGGACCAGGCCGCCAGCGGCTTGGATGTCAGAGCTCTGCTGATAAAAAGAATTGCGGGACATGTCTCGCAGTCACTCCCAAATAGTTATGTCTTGAATACGCATAAGCCAGCGCGAAGGCTGGCTTATGGTGTGTGTTTCTTACTGCAGAACCATCAATCGGCTTGTGGAGCTTCCACCGGCTTGACCGCTTCTTCGTAAGAGACCGCTTTGTCGGTCACGCTAGCTTTCTGCAGAACAGTATCCACAACTTGTTCTTCCAGCACAACCGAACGGACTTCGTTCAGCTGCTGCTCGTTCTTGTAGTACCAGGACACCACTTGCTCAGGCTCTTGATAGGCCGAAGCCATTTCCTGGATCAGCTCGCGAACGCGCGCTTCGTCGGGCTTGAGTTCGAACTGCTTGACCACTTCGGCGACGATCAGGCCCAGCACGACGCGGCGCTTGGCTTGTTCTTCGAACAGCTCGGCCGGCAGTTGGTCAGGCTTGATGTTGCCACCGAACTGCTGAACAGCCTGTACGCGCAGACGGTTCACTTCGTTGTCCAGCAGAGCCTTTGGCACTTCGATCGGGTTGGAGGCCAGCAGACCATCCATGACCTGGTTCTTGATCTTCGACTTGATGGCCTGGCGCAGTTCACGCTCCATGTTCTTGCGAACTTCGGCGCGGAAACCTTCCAGACCGGTTTCCTTGATACCGAACTGGGCGAAGAATTCTTCGTTCAGCTCAGGCAGCTTCGGCTCGGAAACACTGTTGACGGTCACGGTGAACTCGGCGGCCTTGCCGGCCAGGTCCAGGTTCTGGTAGTCCTCTGGGAAGGTCAGGTTCAGCACGCGTTCTTCACCGGCCTTGGCGCCAACCAGGCCATCTTCGAAACCAGGAATCATGCGACCGGAGCCCAGCACCAGCTGGGTAGCCTTGGCGGAACCGCCGGCGAACACTTCACCGTCGACCTTGCCGACGAAATCGATGTTCAACTGGTCTTCGTTCTGGGCGGCACGATCGGTCGCCTCGAAACGGGTGTTCTGCTTGCGCAGGATGTCGAGCATCTTGTCCAGGTCGGCGTCCGAAACGTCAGCGCTCAGGCGCTCGACAGCAATGGACTCAAAACCGGCAACGGTGAACTCCGGGAACACTTCGAACGTGGCGACGAACTCGAGGTCCTTGCCTTTTTCCAGCACTTTAGGCTCGACGGAAGGAGCGCCAGCCGGATTCAGCTTCTGCTCGACGACAGCTTCGTAGAACGAAGACTGGATCACGTCGCCCACGGCTTCCTGGCGCGCATCAGCTTCGTAGCGCTGGCGGATTACGCTCATTGGCACTTTGCCTGGGCGGAAACCTGGGATTTTGGCCTTTTGGGCAGTCTGCTGCAGACGCTTGTTGACCTGAGTCTCGATGCGCTCAGCCGGCACGGTGATGCTCATGCGGCGCTCAAGAGCAGAAGTATTTTCAACAGAAACTTGCATGGATATTCCTCGTTGCACAGACGTTGGCCGGGCGTTTCCGACCCCAGAATCAAGGGCATGCATTCTAGTAGGTCAAACTCAAGAAGTCACCCTACTGAAAACGCGCAGGAAACAGGCGCCGAATTTAGAAGCGGGACAATGCGTCATGCCCCGCCCGGTTTGCAAATACAGTCGGTCATTGCCAGGGCTCTGGGTAGCACTTCTATATATAGAAGCACCGTTTCCCTTCTACCCCGGCATACGGCTCGCGCTGGAAGACCGACGGAAAGTCGAGCATCATCACGAAACACATTTGCGACGAATCGCATGCTTCACACTCGCGCCAGAACCAGGCCGAGGCGTATACACGATCCTTGAAAACAAAAACGGCGCAGCCCTTTTCAGGTTCTGCGCCGTTCTCTGCTAATTAAATAGCGACTTGTATGGTGCGGACGGAGAGACTCGAACTCTCACACCTTGCGGCGCTGGAACCTAAATCCAGTGTG
The Pseudomonas marvdashtae genome window above contains:
- the clpP gene encoding ATP-dependent Clp endopeptidase proteolytic subunit ClpP, which produces MSRNSFYQQSSDIQAAGGLVPMVIEQSARGERAYDIYSRLLKERVIFLVGPVEDYMANLICAQLLFLEAENPDKDIHLYINSPGGSVTAGMSIYDTMQFIKPNVSTTCIGQACSMGAFLLTAGAHGKRYCLPNSRVMIHQPLGGFQGQASDIEIHAKEILFIRERLNTLMAKHSGRTLEEIERDTNRDNFMSAEAAREYGLIDEVISQRPA
- the tig gene encoding trigger factor; its protein translation is MQVSVENTSALERRMSITVPAERIETQVNKRLQQTAQKAKIPGFRPGKVPMSVIRQRYEADARQEAVGDVIQSSFYEAVVEQKLNPAGAPSVEPKVLEKGKDLEFVATFEVFPEFTVAGFESIAVERLSADVSDADLDKMLDILRKQNTRFEATDRAAQNEDQLNIDFVGKVDGEVFAGGSAKATQLVLGSGRMIPGFEDGLVGAKAGEERVLNLTFPEDYQNLDLAGKAAEFTVTVNSVSEPKLPELNEEFFAQFGIKETGLEGFRAEVRKNMERELRQAIKSKIKNQVMDGLLASNPIEVPKALLDNEVNRLRVQAVQQFGGNIKPDQLPAELFEEQAKRRVVLGLIVAEVVKQFELKPDEARVRELIQEMASAYQEPEQVVSWYYKNEQQLNEVRSVVLEEQVVDTVLQKASVTDKAVSYEEAVKPVEAPQAD